TGAAAACATATATATAAAATGTCACAAGCGTACAACACACTATGGTTGAGAATATTCCATCGACTTTTCATTACTTATACAACCATCGAAGTTTATACATGATAAATCAATGAACTTTAACCACCAGTCAAAGTTGATCAATCAGTCAACATGAAGCTGGTTCAAGAGATACTGCTTCTTTCTTCTTTTTTTGAACAACCTGCTCTTTCTTCTGTTGTAGAAAATAAAATTTATTTTATTACATGTTTAAGAAGCTGATATCAATAATGTCTTTGTTTGTTTATATTTTTTATCAATTTAATTATGATGCTCAGATATGGAGCATATAATAAATGTTATTTAAAAAAATAAAAAGAAATTTGAAAGTTTTTGCCGGATTTATAATTAAGCAAAAGGGACTTATATGGTTTTACGCTCTTGTTGGGTGCCAATGACACATACCAACTCGACAAGAAAACGACATGTGTTTTCTCACCCTCCAATGCAATGGGCCTTGTTTATTGCAATAGAAAACCGCACGGTGTTCATGTTTTTAAAGGGGAGAAGACTAAGCAGTAAGCATAAAACTAAAAGTCTAAAAGGAAAGACGACAAAAATAAGTTGAAATCCAACGGCTGAAGATTCATCATCCTGTCTCGTAAAGTCAACAGTATGCGGACTTTTTTCTAAAAACATGATTCTTTACTTTGGCCCCTGTACTATTATATGTATCACTATTATCCTAACCCTCTATTATAGTACCAAAAATTTACTTAATGGGGTTTGATTCGAAGGGAGAAAAATGAGTATTCTGAATTACTTTCTTCTTTATTTCTATTTTTGAGCATATTATTTCATAGGGATTGATATAAAATAGCAGAAAATAGAAAAAATGAAGTAGCATTTAATTTTCTTAAAATGCTTGTATAAAATGAAAGCAGAAAAGAAAAATTACAAATAGTGCAAAATGAGGGTGCCGACACGTTTTGGGTTTATAAATTGAAGTAGAAAAGTCGCAGTATCAATTGCAACGATTAAGGAAATATAGGGTGAGAATGTAAAGTTTAGAAGGAGAAAGAATGATAAAACTGTCGGTCCCTTAACCAAGGGTTAGGTTGATCAGGGTATATAGTTAGTCCCTGTGATTATGGTTTTGCAGGTCCTACATTAAACCCGAGTCGACCGTCGGTGACTCAGTAACGAGTTTCCCTATATATATTTTTCTGAAGTAACAAGAAGTCTTCTATTTGTAAACAAGAAAAAAAAAACGAAGATAGACATTTTTGTGAGAGAGAAGAGGGAAGGCCATGGAAAGAAGATAATAACTCTCTGCTTATATTGAAATATACAGAGGAGAAAGAGTGAGATGGGGGATTCAAGCGGTTCTGTCTCCATTGATATGGAGGCATTGTCTCCTAGAGGACAGGTAAATTATCTTTACGATTTTCTGTGTTTTTTTGTGTGTTTATTAAAGAGCTTATTGGATTATGTTTAATACTTTATTGGTTTCTGCATTATTCAAGCTGCTGCTTTATTCCTCAAAAAATATTTACTCATTTATCTGGATTTTAGTTTTAGATTATGCTAAGTGGTTTTTTTAGCAATTTCTTGAATCGTTTTGTAATAAAACAATGCTAGAAAATATTTCATGTTGCTTCATTACTATGTTTGGAGCTGAAACTGGAATGATCAATGATGCTTTTGTTGTGTCGGTAATAATATCCAAAACTACGAAATGTGTTGTCTCGATAATCTGATTCCACGTTTCTGCTTTACGTTTGATTTTTTTTTTTGTTTGATTTCTACGTTGTATTTTCTTAGTGTCTTCCTCGATTCATATACACTTTCATTTTGGAACGTGTGAGTGAATTTGTTGATATGATTCTTGTTTCTAATAGGAGATTCCAAGTATATATACAACTCTTCTTGGATCATTTTCCACATTCCTTTCCTCATTGTTTCTAATATTTCTTAAGGATTTATTTATTTATTATCATTGCGAAATTCCATAATGAAGTTTTTGTTCTTCTATTGGTGGTAGTTCAGATTTTTAATAGTCTCGTTTGTTTGACCAATCCGTATTTGCTGGTTATGAGTATATGATTTTAATGGGAAACTTTGCTACTTTTATTTTACTTACTTCCTAAACAAGTAATATTACTCACAATGGAAATGAAGGCTATAAGTGTGGTCTTCATCTATGCATGTTCTTACCTTTTCATTTATTTCGTACCCTTTCTTGGGTTGATAGGAGCACCTTGTGGAGACTACCTATGGCCCCGTATGTGTTGCCGTTTGTGGAGATCCAGATAAACCTGCTCTTATCACATATCCTGATCTAGCTCTTAATTGTAAGATACTTCTTCATCTCTACTTATCAAATAAGCCTTAACTTCAGTAGTACACTATTCAAAATAAAACTTTTGAATTGATGCTTGTTTTTAATATTTTGTTTTGTCACGTTGCAGATATGTTCTGTTTTCAAGGATTATTGTTTTGTCCAGAAGCTAGTTCCTTGTTACTCCACAACTTCTGCATATATCACATAAGTCCTCTAGGCCATGAGGTTGGTAACTCACGTCTCATCTTTTTACAAACTTTTTTTATTTTTCTGCTATTTTACTGTTTTAACTGCTATTCCATTTCCTTGATAATACAATTCATGTTCCTTATTACATCTATTTTTTCAAGAGTTATTGCAGTTGGGAGCTCCAGTGATCAGTGTTGATGCTCCTTTGCTCTCAGCTGATGACTTAGCTGACCAGATTATTGAGGTTCTTAACTATTTTGGGTAAGATTTCACCTCCTGCATAAGTTTTATCTGATCATTTTTTCGTTAAGCTGCATATATTATTTTTATATCGTTTTCTTTGTTTTTTTTTCTTCTAAATTATTTTAACTTTATTTCTTATTGGCTCTTATCCAGACTTGGTGCAGTCATGTGTATGGGTGTCACAGCAGGAGCTTACATTCTGACCTTATTTGCTGTAAGTATTTTTAACCTACAGTAACAATACCTCTCTTACATATTATTCTATTTGATATCATGCTTTTAACTTTTCCTTTAAACTTAAATTCTTCTAGATGAAGTACAGGCAGAGAGTTCTGGGATTAATACTCGTCTCTCCACTGTGCCAAGCGCCTTCTTGGTCAGAATGGTTGTGCAATAAGGTTTGTTTCTTCTCAAAATGATAACTTCGTTGGTTCTCACTTGTGGCTATGACCTTGGTTATCAAACATTTCCATAATTTTATGCAGGTTATGTCTAATTTACTTTACTACTATGGCATGTGTGGAGTGGTTAAGGAATTGTTACTCAAACGGTACTTCAGCAAGGTATAGTCTCAGTTCTCTCATGCACCAATTAACAAATATGGTTTTGGTTTTAAAAAGTTTTTTATGAATAGTGTTTTGCATAAGACAGTTGATAATGTTTTGACATATGATAGGAAGTTCGTGGTAATGCTCAAGTTCCAGAATCAGATATTGTTCAAGAATGCAGAAGAGTTAGTAATACCTTTCTTTCTTTTTTTTTTTTTTTGCAATTCTCTGATAACATTTTTTCGAAGTAAAAATTTATATGTTGTGTTCTCTACTACCCAGTTACTTTGCGAGCGGCAGAGTACAAATATATGGAGATTCCTTGAGGCAATCAACGGGTAACTATAGTTGATCTCTGTTGTTTTTCATTTCAAGTACTAGTCTTTTCTTTTTTTCATTGTTAAGCCGAAAGTCTTATCTTATTGTATATTCTTGTTTGGTGTGAATACAGGAGAGTGGATCTTAGTGAAGGGTTAAGGAAACTGCAATGCAGAACTTTAATATTCATTGGTGAAAGTTCTTGTTACCACTCAGAGGCCGTTCACATGACCACCAAACTAGACAGACGATACGGCGCATTAGTCGAGGTATAATATAATACTCCATTTGTTTGAAAAAATATGTTTTGGAACGTTCCCACATATTCAAAAATATTTTAATTTTAATTATAAATACATTATTTTTAATAATTAACTATTTACCATAACTTTTAATCAAAATGTGTTGTATCATTTTGAAACGGAGAAAGTACATCAATAGTATAATGTCTATTTTCCTTGTTAGCGGTTTGGTTCTAAATCATAGTTCTGTATATAAAATAGGTACAAGGAAGTGGGTCATTGGTGACTGAAGAACAACCTCAGGCGATGGTAATACCAATGGAATACTTTTTGATGGGATATGGCTTGTATCGTCCTACACAGAGCATAAGCCCAAGAAGTCCTTTGAGTCCAACCAGAATCTCCCCTGAGCTTTTCTCACCTGAAAACATGGGGTTGAAGCTCAAGCCGATTAAGACAAGACTCTCCCTATGACGACGCTGCCTTCTCTGCTACGGAAAATATTACAACGTTATACCTGATGATACACTACGTGAATCGCCATTATTGTTTTGGAGTTTGAGCTGCTCTTGTGTTATGATTAAAGCTGTAGATATAGACAGAGATATTGATCATCTATATATAGAGAGAGCTAAGAGTTAAAAGAGGAATAAGGTAAGGGATTGATATATAGTAGAGAGAATACAGATGTTTATGTTTTTGAGTTCTTTATAGTAGTTGTCTTCAGTGAGTTATGTCTGTACATTCGGTTGAATAATTATTTAAGGAAAAATCATTATAATATTTTATATCAATTCCCTGTAACGGTGTTACTTTTCATGTTTTAATTGATTTTTTGTGTTTGCCTATTGTGAAATATTTTATAGAAAGTCCCAGTATGGTGTTACTTTTCATGTTTTAATTGATTTTTTTGTGTTTGCCTATTGTGCTTACATGTTGTACTAGGGAAGACTCTTTGCAGCTCACTGTTCAGAAAGATTAAAGCAAGTTTTCAGAATAACAAATTGAGATATATGAATATTGATAAAATATTTTCATTACAGATTACAACGAAGGGACAGAAAAAACAATACTAATTACAAGTGAAACAAATGGTGAAAAAGGGCAGAGGTTAGTGGGTTCCAGGAAGCAAACAATGTTAGGGTTCCACATAGATTTTTTGTGTGTGACAGAACTTTACATGAGAAGAAACATTGTGGTTTTAGGAGTTGTGGGATTGGCGTGACATCAGTATCATCCGTTGCTTAGCACTCTCTGATCTTATTATCTCTCCTTTCTGCCCAAAACCAAAACCAAAACCAAAGCATTGTTTTAGTTATTATTATTACATATAAACGAAGAAAGAACATAACATTCAAGACCAGCTTACCTCCATAGCAGTGTCTGGAGAAAACCACCTTAACAGTACTCCAAGATGCACAACCGCTGGTATCACTTTGAACACAAGAGGTGTTGTAACCTGCTCAAGCCAAAACCAACTCAGCTACTTGAAAACACACATATAGAGAGTAAGATCTGATCATACCAGGCTAAGTGCGGTTGTCCCCAGGAGAAGCAAGTAGAGTTTCCCCTGATAATGTTTCAATTTTTTTAAATACATTATAGTATTCAAACCTATTCAACGGGAAGCAGTTTGGTTACTTACCTCGATCAGGTGAAGATTGGAGGCACGGCTGAGTAGTACAAAGGCAAACTCCCCTATCTGAGCCAGAGATATTCCAACCTGCATCAATTTAACTTGGGTTAGTTGAAGCACGGAAGCAAACATGATCGTAAGTATAGTTTGGAATAAATATTTTTCTTACCAGAAGAGCCGTTTTGTTGCTGTATCCAAATCCCTTGACAACTGTTGTAACTATAGTTGTCTTTATGATGATTACTAATATTACAGAAGCTAACAGGATATCCACATGTGTCCATAGAAAATGTACATTAACCAACATCCCAATGCTGGCTAGGAAAAGAGCAGCAAATAAGTTACGGATTGGTTCTATCTGCAGCAAAAAAATATAAAGCACCTGAGTCAGACCATGGAGTCTTTAAGGCGTTAACATCAGATACTTATCAACTGATTGCTTCCTGATTAGTATGATCAAAACTTACTTGCTCCAACGTATGTTCAGCGAGATCCGTAGTTGATATCATGACCCCTGCGGCAAAAGAACCTAGTTCAAGACTTAACCCCAGCTTATCACTACACTGAAAAAACATAAATCCCCAAGTCAAACAGATATGTTGACAGCAGAGTTCTCATTTTTATTAGAAAATGTAGGAGAAGTGAGATAAAGTAGACTCACCCAGGCTACGAGTAGGCAAAACGCAACAGCAGCTAACTGATAGAGTTCATTTGTCTGATCAATGAAGAAAAAGATCATGTTAATAATCTACAAACTAAATTTCATTGGACAGAAGATAGGAAAATCATGTACCTGTGATGATAAGCTGACCATTAGCTTCAGCAACCAAGGAATACATGTTCGTGATAATATTGTCAAAACAGCCAAAAACGAAAGCAACACAACCACCCTTTTATAAAAGAAAAAAAAAGGTATGATTAACATTGATACTTTGAATACGCTTTAGGAGCAGTTAACTTTTATGAGTCTTTTCCTTACACTTTTGCCATTGACAACACTCCCTCAAGAACACCAGAGTTTCCCCCAAGAACTGGAAGCAATGCAAACAGCAAACCCACAGCACAATCCTAAAATCATATGCTAAAATCAAAACTCCAAATCATTTTGAAAAAGAGAGCAATACTATAACCACTGAGTTAAGTAGGCTAGTTATCACCGTAAAGAGAAGTCAAGGTGATGATAAATTAATAATCATATCGATAGGATTATGAATTTAATCTATTAAAATTTAATCTATTAAAAGAGAAGTACAAAATTAAACTAACCTAGTTGCACAAAAAAAAAAAAATTAAACTAACCTTTAAACTTGCACAATATTTACAATAGAATGCCATTGCACTATTTAATAAACCTAACAATAAATATTCTTTGTCTTTCCTGTTTTATTAATGCATTTTCCTAAATTGATTTTTTAACTAAAAACATGGCAACAATAATTTAAGCAAATCTAAACAATAAGAAATATCAAAACATGAATCAGTTGAGACATTTTTTTTTCACGAAAAAGATGATTAGTTTGTACTTTAATAATCATATCATGAATCAGTTGTAACTTACAATCCAATTTTTAAATATATATTTATACTATAGTGTAAAAAATGACGTAATAAGTGAAAAAATCATTTTAACCACACGAGATCAACATATGAACAATAAGAAAACATATACAAACATCGTCCATTTGTTCAATGAATATTATATCTTTGTTACGCCCTCCATATATTCAATATAATCAAAATATCTATTTTAATATTCTATATTATTAAAAGTGAAGTAAGTATTAGAAATATTTTTTTTTTCATTCTAATAACTACATGTGCTACCTAATTGATAACTATTAATTAATTGACAACAAATCATTTATTTTGTTAGTTTTTCGCTATCCAAACTTCAAACTTAATTGATTAACTACAAATCATTTATTTTGTTAAATTCTTTTCTAACCAAACGTACGATTATTTTCTAACCGGATTATTCTGTAACCAAAATTTACAATAAAACTAAACAAATTTATTTAAAATGTATCTACAAACTTTAAATGTTATAGATATATTCATATATATCATTATTTTATTTCACATGCAAAATATAAACTATAGATATTTTTATTAAAATATATAAAGTTATTTTTAAAATATATATTAAATAATTTGATGATTAATACAATTCACACGTATAAATTTGAATTATAAGAATACAACAAATAAATTTCAATTTAATATTTTCTCAAAAATGAAAATAAAAGTGAAATTTATTTGGCATATAAAAAAAATTTTAGAGACATATATATCTATGTTATTAAAACATGATACGTTTAATTTTGAAAATATAGATTTATTAATATATATATAAAAATAATAATTGGTACTCTAATTTAGAAATAAATACATCAAAATGGTTACTATAGTCAAAAATATAAATCGACAAATATATTATATAATATATTTTTAATTGGTTTTGTATTCTACCACAATATGAGAAATCAACAAATTACACACAATAAAAATAGTCCATTTATCACAATTACAAATCGAATTGATAAATACCCATATGAATGTATGTTTGTACAACTATTATATTTTGTATTGTAAAAAAATTTATATGTCTATTTTATTAAATTAAACACCCGTGCATCCGTACGGGTCAAACTCTAGTTTAATATTATTTCTAAGCAATACCGGGTCTACTTAATGCTATGCAGTATAAGAAACTCAAAAATGATATTTCGTCCATTCTACAGTATAAAACACTATACAGTCTAGAAAAGCAATGGACATAACTTGTTGATGAAAAGAATAATCAGATACCTGAAGAATAAGGGTTCCAATAGTAACTTGGCCATGAATAGAATTAGTTGAATTTTTTTCCATGAGAAACTTCAGCACCTATAATAGTTTCAAGGCAGACACACAAGATGAACATAAGAAAACAACAATAGTAAAAAAAAAAATCTTACTGATAAGGTTATAACAGAGTTGCATAGTACACTGAAATTA
This genomic interval from Brassica oleracea var. oleracea cultivar TO1000 chromosome C2, BOL, whole genome shotgun sequence contains the following:
- the LOC106322753 gene encoding pollen-specific protein SF21-like, with the translated sequence MGDSSGSVSIDMEALSPRGQEHLVETTYGPVCVAVCGDPDKPALITYPDLALNYMFCFQGLLFCPEASSLLLHNFCIYHISPLGHELGAPVISVDAPLLSADDLADQIIEVLNYFGLGAVMCMGVTAGAYILTLFAMKYRQRVLGLILVSPLCQAPSWSEWLCNKVMSNLLYYYGMCGVVKELLLKRYFSKEVRGNAQVPESDIVQECRRLLCERQSTNIWRFLEAINGRVDLSEGLRKLQCRTLIFIGESSCYHSEAVHMTTKLDRRYGALVEVQGSGSLVTEEQPQAMVIPMEYFLMGYGLYRPTQSISPRSPLSPTRISPELFSPENMGLKLKPIKTRLSL
- the LOC106322700 gene encoding K(+) efflux antiporter 6-like isoform X2 — translated: MVVEGRSRSRSRSRSLPSFELTLLLLSLFLCFSHSLSDPDLLEEETVANSSVASLNASSTGKPKEGSFADIIDRALEKEFNESDQTEVADPGSFNNSVAGQQAVLETVARVKSTKKNETKEDKRFQLHDVFNLDNDNRAEDTPTLIDRKDNVFIISNFKSKYPVLQLDLRLISDLVVVIVSATCGGIAFACAGQPVITGYLLAGSIIGPGGLNFISEMVQVETVAQFGVVFLLFALGLEFSTAKLRVVRSVAVLGGLLQILLFMFLCGITVSLCGGKHSEGVFVGAFLSMSSTAVVLKFLMEKNSTNSIHGQVTIGTLILQDCAVGLLFALLPVLGGNSGVLEGVLSMAKVVVVLLSFLAVLTILSRTCIPWLLKLMVSLSSQTNELYQLAAVAFCLLVAWCSDKLGLSLELGSFAAGVMISTTDLAEHTLEQIEPIRNLFAALFLASIGMLVNVHFLWTHVDILLASVILVIIIKTTIVTTVVKGFGYSNKTALLVGISLAQIGEFAFVLLSRASNLHLIEGKLYLLLLGTTALSLVTTPLVFKVIPAVVHLGVLLRWFSPDTAMEKGEIIRSESAKQRMILMSRQSHNS